From a single Solanum dulcamara chromosome 4, daSolDulc1.2, whole genome shotgun sequence genomic region:
- the LOC129885869 gene encoding uncharacterized protein At4g06598-like, translating into MANSKGPCTMRNMMYNGKSSLLPPKSPFPSLAPSYVDYVPSSAFNQKGIQKPRDGHSHHQRTSSESCIIEEQPSWFDDLLNEPETPVRRGSHRRSSSDSFAYFDSANAANLDYIAQVDNKFRNMPPIPSWGSQDVDYYKDARQAASFADQNSSIRRKNREKDVSSTTVSHLRSLSSPGEDLRIQRSGSPCLPQDGDRPRSAGSDKQDVAESGPPYPRGSAEKKDSCQSKSSSSETDTKRAKQQFAQRSRVRKLQYIAELERNVQALQAEGSEVSAELEFLNQQNLILSMENKALKQRLESLAQEQLIKYLEHEVLERERGRLRALYQQQQQQPQQQKPSYSHHRITSRDLDQQLANLSLIQKEAERDAVSGQLHI; encoded by the exons ATGGCAAATTCAAAAGGTCCATGTACCATGAGAAATATGATGTACAATGGGAAGAGCTCTTTACTGCCTCCTAAAAGTCCCTTTCCTAGTTTGGCCCCATCATATGTCGATTATGTCCCCAGTTCTGCTTTCAACCAAAAGGGCATTCAGAAACCCAGAGATGGACATTCACACCATCAGCGTACTTCCTCTGAAAGCTGTATTATAGAGGAGCAACCGTCTTGGTTCGATGATCTTCTTAATGAGCCAGAAACTCCTGTACGCAGAGGCAGCCATCGACGTTCATCTAGCGACTCCTTTGCATATTTTGATTCTGCTAACGCTGCAAACTTAGATTACATAGCTCAAGTTGATAACAAGTTCAGAAATATGCCACCTATCCCTTCGTGGGGGTCTCAAGACGTTGATTATTACAAAGATGCTCGACAAGCTGCTTCTTTTGCCGATCAAAACTCCTCAATCCGACGCAAGAATAGGGAAAAGGATGTATCTTCAACTACAGTATCACATCTCCGCAGCCTTTCCTCTCCTGGGGAAGATCTCCGTATTCAGAGGTCTGGATCGCCATGCCTCCCGCAAGACGGAGACAGGCCTAGATCTGCGGGAAGTGACAAGCAGGATGTAGCCGAATCTGGCCCTCCTTATCCAAGAGGGTCCGCTGAAAAAAAAGATTCTTGTCAGAGTAAGAGTTCTTCATCAGAAACAGACACAAAACGTGCGAAACA GCAATTCGCTCAGCGGTCACGAGTCAGAAAGCTTCAATACATAGCTGAATTGGAAAGAAATGTACAAGCTTTGCAG GCTGAAGGTTCTGAAGTGTCTGCTGAGCTTGAATTCCTTAACCAGCAGAATCTTATCCTCAGCATGGAGAATAAAGCCCTAAAGCAGCGCTTAGAAAGTTTAGCTCAGGAACAACTTATAAAGTATT TGGAGCATGAAGTTCTGGAAAGAGAAAGAGGAAGACTACGAGCATTGTatcagcaacaacagcaacagccACAGCAACAGAAGCCATCTTACAGCCATCATCGCATCACTAGTAGGGATCTCGATCAACAACTTGCAAACCTCTCCCTGATACAAAAAGAGGCCGAGCGTGATGCTGTTTCAGGACAACTTCACATTTGA
- the LOC129885872 gene encoding agamous-like MADS-box protein AGL103, whose translation MAEEDQSKKKTINPKTYQVRKECIKRKSMELATLCDIKLCTIISGPQGELQTWPENLDAVKEVLDLYSQNLKPEKKHKESSRPEPVPVPEPQAEEEQGEKDLLTLVESKLDAVNKRIRFLENKNDVGKGKRLRVE comes from the coding sequence ATGGCAGAAGAAGATCAAAGCAAGAAGAAAACAATCAATCCGAAAACTTATCAAGTGAGGAAAGAATGTATCAAGAGGAAATCAATGGAGCTTGCAACACTGTGTGATATCAAGCTCTGTACTATTATTTCCGGTCCTCAAGGGGAACTTCAGACTTGGCCTGAAAATTTGGATGCTGTTAAAGAAGTTCTTGATCTCTACTCTCAAAATCTAAAACCCGAAAAGAAGCACAAGGAATCATCAAGACCAGAACCTGTACCAGTACCAGAACCACAAGCAGAAGAAGAACAAGGAGAGAAGGATCTCCTGACACTAGTGGAATCAAAGCTTGATGCTGTCAACAAGAGAATTCGTTTCTTGGAGAACAAGAATGATGTTGGTAAGGGGAAAAGACTGAGAGTTGAGTGA
- the LOC129885868 gene encoding COBRA-like protein 6: MFSLCLYQIRVSIFNYQLFRHVEQPGWKLSWDWPGKEVIWEMWGAETTEQGDCSAIKGDSPPHCCEKEPVILDLLPGAPYNKQVANCCKGGVLTSLFQDPGKYVSSFEMSIGSVSNDGSGPRMPENFTLGIPGYTCGVPVQVPPTKFNEDQGRRQTQAVATWDVICSYSQFGASSTPKCCVSLSSFYSETIVPCSTCSCGCQGQRGADQCVKRGEVLPVLQLGPNELPTPVLECTRHMCPIQVHWHVKQSYREYWRVKMTIRNLNQVRNYSQWNLVVLHPNLRSVTQVFSFNYKPLNQYGDTNDTGMFYGIKYYNDMLLQAGRSGVVQSELLMHKDAGIFTFNEGWMFPRKISFNGYECVFPSPDEYPRLPNASQFLAPSIFTIIVFSLFLILTIF; encoded by the exons ATGTTCTCTCTTTGCCTATACCAGATTAGAGTCTCAATCTTCAACTATCAACTTTTCCGCCACGTAGAGCAACCTGGTTGGAAGTTAAGCTGGGATTGGCCTGGTAAGGAAGTAATATGGGAAATGTGGGGTGCTGAAACTACAGAGCAAGGTGATTGTTCTGCAATCAAAGGAGACAGCCCGCCCCATTGTTGTGAGAAAGAGCCCGTGATTCTTGATCTCCTTCCTGGAGCTCCATATAATAAGCAGGTCGCAAATTGCTGCAAGGGAGGAGTGCTGACATCCTTGTTTCAGGACCCTGGAAAATATGTGTCTTCTTTTGAGATGAGCATTGGAAGTGTTTCCAATGATGGATCCGGACCTCGTATGCCTGAAAACTTCACACTTGGGATTCCTGGATATACGTGTGGTGTTCCTGTTCAAGTCCCTCCAACCAAGTTCAATGAGGATCAAGGACGTCGACAGACTCAAGCAGTTG CTACGTGGGACGTGATATGTTCTTACTCCCAGTTTGGAGCATCATCTACTCCAAAATGTTGTGTTTCCTTGTCTTCTTTCTACAGCGAAACAATTGTGCCCTGCTCCACATGCAGTTGTGGTTGTCAGGGACAGCGTGGTGCAGATCAATGTGTGAA GCGTGGTGAGGTGCTACCAGttttacaactaggccctaacGAACTGCCAACGCCAGTACTAGAATGTACACGTCACATGTGCCCAATTCAGGTGCATTGGCATGTAAAGCAGAGTTATAGAGAATATTGGAGGGTGAAGATGACTATTAGAAACCTAAACCAAGTTAGGAATTACAGCCAGTGGAACTTGGTGGTCCTGCACCCGAATTTGAGAAGCGTAACGCAGGTTTTCAGCTTCAACTACAAACCCCTTAATCAGTATGGTGATACAA ACGACACGGGGATGTTTTATGGGATTAAGTATTACAATGACATGTTGCTACAAGCAGGAAGGAGTGGGGTTGTGCAAAGTGAGTTGTTAATGCACAAAGATGCAGGGATTTTCACATTTAACGAAGGATGGATGTTTCCAAGAAAGATTTCATTCAATGGATATGAGTGTGTTTTTCCTTCACCTGATGAATATCCAAGGCTTCCAAATGCTAGTCAATTTTTGGCTCCTTCAATATTTACCATCATTGTATTCTCCCTTTTTTTgatattaacaatattttaa
- the LOC129885873 gene encoding putative pentatricopeptide repeat-containing protein At1g10330, with product MPKPKKPEHMLQLLQHFIKHSDQIKQIHSLLTTSGRLLLTSQWINTLLYNTLIRAYLNIAQPQTALILFTHMLFHQAQPNSHTFPSLSKAASSFPPRLASYMGKNLHCQVLRRGVLGDPYVCTSFIGLYSHAGELESARKVFDEIPEPCVVSYNAMLDACGKNGDMGSGFLMFSRMPYRDVYSWTSMIHGYMKNGCSEVAIKFFQKMMMHEDVKRGLVKPNEATFVSVLSSCTFLDVGVALYLGRLVHAYMIKNEELSVFMTTALIAFYGKMGCLVYASKIFDAMISKQVCSWNAMISSLALNGREKQALMMYEKMRAKGLQPNEITFVAVLSACARAKLVDFGFKLFEAMSHEFALVAKMEHYGCVVDLLGRAGLLQEAYDFIKKMPFEADATVLGALMGACRLHGAIELGNEVAQLLLESQPNHSGRYVQLSSIYAGAERWDHAASLRKAMLDAGIHKVPAHSFI from the coding sequence ATGCCAAAGCCAAAAAAACCTGAACATATGCTTCAACTTCTGCAGCATTTTATCAAACACTCAGACCAAATCAAACAAATACATTCCCTTCTCACAACGAGTGGCCGTCTTCTCCTTACCTCTCAATGGATCAACACACTTCTTTACAACACTCTCATCAGGGCTTACCTCAACATTGCTCAGCCTCAAACAGCTCTCATCCTTTTTACCCATATGCTCTTTCATCAAGCTCAGCCCAATAGCCATACTTTCCCTTCCCTAAGCAAAGCAGCCTCGTCTTTCCCGCCCCGTTTGGCTTCATATATGGGCAAGAATCTTCACTGTCAAGTCTTGAGAAGAGGGGTCTTGGGTGACCCCTATGTGTGTACTTCTTTCATTGGGTTGTATTCACACGCTGGTGAGCTCGAGAGTGCACGTAAGGTGTTCGATGAAATTCCTGAACCGTGTGTTGTCTCGTATAATGCGATGCTTGATGCTTGTGGGAAAAATGGGGATATGGGTTCGGGGTTCTTGATGTTTTCTCGCATGCCTTATAGAGATGTTTATTCATGGACTAGTATGATTCATGGGTACATGAAGAACGGGTGCTCTGAAGTTGCTATTAAGTTTTTCCAGAAAATGATGATGCACGAGGATGTGAAGCGTGGTCTAGTGAAGCCAAATGAGGCTACGTTTGTTAGTGTTCTTTCTTCTTGCACATTTTTGGATGTTGGTGTGGCGTTATATCTAGGGAGGCTAGTACATGCTTACATGATAAAGAATGAGGAGTTGAGTGTCTTCATGACTACCGCATTGATCGCGTTTTATGGGAAGATGGGTTGTTTGGTTTATGCTTCAAAGATATTTGATGCAATGATTAGCAAGCAAGTTTGCTCTTGGAATGCTATGATTTCTTCCCTAGCTTTGAATGGAAGAGAGAAACAGGCATTAATGATGTACGAGAAGATGAGGGCAAAGGGGCTGCAACCAAATGAGATTACCTTCGTGGCTGTTCTATCAGCTTGTGCGCGTGCCAAGCTTGTCGATTTCGGTTTTAAATTGTTTGAAGCAATGTCACATGAATTTGCACTTGTAGCTAAGATGGAACATTATGGTTGTGTGGTTGATCTCTTAGGGAGAGCTGGGCTACTTCAGGAAGCGTACGACTTCATAAAGAAGATGCCTTTTGAAGCTGATGCCACTGTCTTGGGGGCTCTGATGGGTGCTTGTAGACTTCATGGAGCTATTGAATTGGGAAATGAAGTAGCACAACTACTGCTTGAGTCACAACCGAATCATTCAGGGCGTTATGTGCAACTCTCAAGCATTTATGCTGGCGCAGAGAGGTGGGATCATGCTGCTTCCTTGAGAAAAGCAATGTTAGATGCTGGAATACACAAGGTTCCAGCCCACAGTTTTATTTAG
- the LOC129885874 gene encoding ubiquitin-like domain-containing CTD phosphatase — protein MASESSSAVSPITAEELTLTVKWSGKEHTVRVCGDDTVGELKRRICEVTNVLPKRQKLLYPKVGAKLADDSILLSEIPLKSSFKMTMIGTVEDDIIMDQVESPDIIDDFEIEQDEAVDVKDKEINKEKLRRRIAQHKIVLRNPCREGKKLLVLDIDYTLFDHRSTAENPRELMRPYLHEFLSAAYAAYDIMIWSATSMKWVELKMGQLGVLDNPNYKITAMLDHMAMITVQSDHYGIFDCKPLGLIWDHFPEFYSPKNTIMFDDLRRNFVMNPQNGLVIKPFRKAHTNRSSDDELMKLTQYLFAIADLDDLSVLDHKNWESYNGVSFKRHRHA, from the exons atggcTTCAGAATCATCGTCGGCGGTGTCTCCGATAACAGCGGAAGAGTTGACGCTGACGGTGAAATGGAGCGGTAAAGAGCACACCGTTAGAGTCTGCGGCGATGACACCGTCGGAGAGTTGAAACGACGCATATGTGAAGTCACAAATGTTTTGCCTAAACGTCAGAAGCTTCTGTACCCAAAAGTTGGTGCAAAACTCGCTGATGATTCTATTCTTCTCTCTGAGATTCCTCTCAAATCCTCTTTCAAAATGACTATGATCGG GACAGTTGAAGATGATATAATTATGGATCAAGTGGAATCTCCAGATatcattgatgattttgagaTTGAGCAAGACGAAGCTGTAGATGTTAAggataaagaaatcaacaaagaGAAGTTGAGAAGGCGCATTGCGCAGCATAAG ATTGTGCTCCGTAATCCTTGCCGTGAAGGTAAAAAGCTGCTTGTTCTGGATATTGATTATACTTTGTTTGATCACCGGTCAACTGCAGAGAACCCACGCGAACTCATGAGGCCTT ATCTTCATGAGTTTCTCTCGGCTGCTTATGCAGCATATGACATCATGATATGGTCGGCAACCAG CATGAAGTGGGTTGAGTTGAAAATGGGACAACTTGGTGTACTCGATAATCCGAACTACAAAATTACAGCTATGCTGGACCATATGGCCATGATAACAGTTCAATCGGATCATTATGGAATTTTCGATTGCAAGCCATTGGGCCTAATTTGGGATCATTTCCCGGAG TTTTACAGTCCCAAAAACACTATAATGTTTGATGACCTGCGAAGGAACTTTGTGATGAACCCTCAAAATGGGTTGGTTATAAAGCCATTCAGGAAGGCACACACGAATCGGAGCAGTGATGACGAGCTCATGAAGCTTACTCAATATTTATTTGCCATTGCAGATCTTGATGACTTGAGTGTTCTTGATCATAAAAACTGGGAATCCTACAATGGAGTCAGTTTCAAGAGACACAGACATGCCTAA